In Apium graveolens cultivar Ventura chromosome 10, ASM990537v1, whole genome shotgun sequence, the following are encoded in one genomic region:
- the LOC141693849 gene encoding protein FIZZY-RELATED 3, with translation MDTNQRRKSGINLPSTMSESSLRLQNFNPSSPSTPIRNASSFLASPRTMSPRTISNLSSPSKSGSCSDRFIPCRSSSRLHTFGLNDKASPLKEGGNEAYARLLRSELFGSDFGCSSPFAGNVKGSGGGSPMSSGSNNMLRFRTDNTGSNSPYSSSILGQDSGFSSESTTPSKPLRKVPKTPHKVLDAPALQDDFYLNLVDWSSQNVLAVGLGTCVYLWTASTSKVTKLCDLGPSAGVCSVQWTKEGSYISIGTSLGQVQIWDGTQCKRVRTLSGHQTRTGVLAWSSRILSSGSRDRNILQHDLRVSKDYINKLVGHKSEVCGLKWSHDDRELASGGNDNQLLVWNQHSEKPLLKLTEHTAAVKAITWSPHLSGLLASGGGTADRCIRFWNTTSGNQLNSIDTGSQVCNLAWSKNVNELVSTHGYSQNQIMVWKYPSMAKVATLTGHSLRVLYLATSPDGQTIVTGAGDETLRFWNVFPSMKTQAPVKDTGLWSLGRTSIR, from the exons ATGGATACTAATCAACGCAGAAAGAGCGGAATTAACCTTCCCTCTACAATGTCTGAATCATCTCTTCGTTTACAGAATTTTAACCCTTCTTCGCCTTCTACTCCTATTCGTAACGCATCGAGTTTTTTAGCTTCTCCAAGAACAATGTCACCAAGGACTATTTCAAATTTATCATCTCCATCAAAATCAGGGAGTTGTAGTGACAGATTTATACCGTGCAGATCATCGTCCAGGCTACACACATTTGGCCTAAATGACAAGGCTTCTCCGCTTAAAGAAGGCGGAAATGAGGCCTATGCAAGGTTATTGAGAAGTGAGTTATTTGGATCTGATTTCGGGTGTTCTTCTCCTTTTGCAGGTAATGTtaaagggtctggaggtggatcACCGATGAGTTCGGGGAGCAATAATATGCTGAGGTTTAGGACTGATAACACGGGGTCTAATTCGCCTTATTCATCCTCCATTTTGGGACAAGATAGTGGGTTTTCGAGTGAGTCTACAACACCTAGTAAGCCTCTTAGGAAGGTTCCCAAGACTCCTCATAAG GTTCTTGATGCACCTGCCCTCCAAGATGACTTCTACTTGAACCTTGTCGACTGGTCCTCACAAAATGTGCTTGCTGTTGGATTAGGCACATGTGTCTATCTGTGGACTGCATCAACCAGTAAA GTGACAAAGCTCTGCGATTTGGGACCTAGTGCTGGTGTGTGCTCAGTCCAGTGGACTAAAGAGGGTTCATATATCTCAATTGGGACAAGCCTTGGTCAAGTGCAG ATATGGGATGGAACACAGTGCAAGAGGGTTCGAACTTTGAGTGGACACCAAACGAGAACCGGAGTGCTGGCTTGGAGCTCACGCATTTTATCTTCTGGAAGCAGAGACAGGAATATCCTTCAGCATGATCTTCGCGTATCTAAAGACTACATAAACAAACTTGTCGGCCATAAATCAGAG GTGTGTGGGCTGAAATGGTCTCATGATGACCGCGAACTTGCATCTGGAGGCAATGATAATCAG CTATTGGTATGGAATCAGCATTCTGAGAAACCACTCCTAAAACTGACAGAGCACACAGCTGCAGTTAAGGCCATTACCTGGTCACCTCACCTGAGTGGCCTTCTTGCATCTGGAGGTGGAACTGCTGATCGATGTATTCGCTTCTGGAACACTACAAGTGGAAACCAATTAAATAGTATTGACACCGGGAGCCAG GTATGCAATCTTGCATGGAGCAAGAATGTGAACGAATTGGTTAGCACCCATGGGTACTCGCAGAATCAAATTATGGTCTGGAAGTATCCATCAATGGCCAAG GTTGCTACTTTAACTGGCCATAGTCTGCGGGTACTCTATCTCGCCACATCACCTGATGGTCAG ACAATAGTAACTGGAGCAGGAGATGAGACGCTGCGTTTTTGGAATGTCTTCCCCTCCATGAAAACACAA GCACCAGT